A region of Micromonospora chokoriensis DNA encodes the following proteins:
- a CDS encoding response regulator transcription factor, which translates to MIHVVVAEEMGLLRGALSAALSGEEDMEVVADVEGVGDVVKVVRRYRPQVVVLALTPDLPDPVEVVTRIGVEAPEVAVLAMSPRWSPALVEAALAAGARGLVGKDGSLPELVRAIRTVAAGERALDPSAAAAVLWPAESPLTPREMDVLRMAAEGLPLKEIAVRLHLAHGTVRNHLSAILAKTGARNRLEAVWRARCDGWL; encoded by the coding sequence GTGATCCACGTTGTTGTCGCCGAGGAGATGGGTTTGCTGCGCGGGGCGCTGAGCGCCGCGCTGTCGGGTGAGGAGGACATGGAGGTTGTCGCTGACGTGGAGGGTGTCGGCGATGTGGTGAAGGTGGTGCGGCGGTACCGCCCGCAGGTGGTGGTGCTCGCGTTGACGCCGGATCTGCCTGATCCGGTGGAGGTGGTGACCCGCATTGGTGTGGAGGCGCCGGAGGTGGCGGTGTTGGCGATGAGTCCCCGTTGGAGTCCGGCGCTGGTGGAGGCGGCGTTGGCGGCCGGCGCGCGGGGTCTGGTCGGCAAGGACGGTTCGCTGCCGGAGTTGGTGCGGGCGATCCGTACGGTTGCCGCCGGGGAGCGGGCGCTCGATCCGAGTGCTGCGGCGGCGGTGTTGTGGCCGGCGGAGAGTCCGTTGACGCCGCGGGAGATGGACGTGCTGCGGATGGCTGCTGAGGGTCTTCCGCTGAAGGAGATCGCCGTTCGTCTGCATCTGGCGCATGGGACGGTGCGTAACCATCTGTCGGCGATCCTTGCCAAGACCGGTGCGCGTAACCGGTTGGAGGCGGTGTGGCGCGCGCGGTGTGACGGCTGGTTGTAG
- a CDS encoding response regulator transcription factor: protein MIRTLLALDSALVLGALSFVLAAEDDIRVVAEVDRGDAVPGAVRDGRPDVVVADLDFVEGVEAGRLGECPVLVLAHPRRAGRLRGMRCGTRMIGILRSDVAPQRVVEGIRLLARREPVLDADLVVAALHAGGPLTDRETEVLALTAEGAPVAEVAVSLGLSSGTVRNHLGRIARKVGARTRVEAVRVAREAGWI, encoded by the coding sequence ATGATCCGTACCCTGCTCGCGTTGGACAGTGCCCTGGTGTTGGGTGCGTTGTCGTTCGTCCTTGCTGCCGAGGACGACATCCGGGTGGTGGCGGAGGTGGACCGGGGTGACGCGGTTCCCGGGGCGGTGCGGGATGGGCGTCCCGACGTGGTGGTCGCTGATCTGGATTTCGTCGAGGGTGTCGAGGCCGGCCGTCTCGGCGAGTGTCCGGTGCTGGTGTTGGCTCATCCGCGGCGGGCGGGGCGGTTGCGTGGGATGCGGTGTGGGACGCGGATGATCGGCATCCTGCGCAGCGATGTCGCTCCGCAGCGGGTGGTCGAGGGGATTCGTCTGCTGGCGCGGCGGGAGCCGGTGCTCGACGCGGATCTGGTGGTCGCGGCGCTGCACGCGGGTGGTCCGTTGACCGACCGGGAGACGGAGGTGCTGGCGTTGACCGCGGAGGGGGCGCCGGTGGCGGAGGTCGCGGTGTCGTTGGGGTTGAGCAGTGGGACGGTTCGTAACCATCTCGGTCGGATCGCCCGCAAGGTTGGCGCGCGTACGCGGGTGGAGGCGGTGCGGGTGGCGCGTGAGGCGGGTTGGATCTGA
- a CDS encoding ATP-binding cassette domain-containing protein, which yields MTHPGVRQVTWQAARASRRDLTRLAGWSLVEAIPALLSGYLVARAVDDGFLTGRPATGLAWLGTLAAAVLLGAAATGRTYRCLGAVVEPFRDELATRMVQGALHDATRTGAHPDNAALARLTHQLEIVRDTFAGLLMVTRGFLFAAGAALLGLLALAPVVAALAAAPLAAGLAVFLAALPAMITHQRAYVRTGEHLSHSAATALTAHRDVLACGAQTRVTTDVDHHVSAQATAERTLARMAAIRSLSLGIGGWLPLIVLLIAAPWLVERGLTAGAVLGALIYISTGLQPALHTLLQGIGGGGLRYLVTLENILRTYPEPDTTHPTEPHTPPRSTTSPTPAAEIRNLTFRYGPHARPVLDNLSLTLDHGDHLAVVGPSGAGKSTLAALLAGLLPPQNGTVRLAGHPVTDTPPTILATRRVLVPQEAYIFTGRLADNLRYLRPDADDHTLETAIDTLGARPLATRLGGLTAPITPALLSSGERQLIAAIRAWLAPAPLVILDEATCHLDPALEATVEDAFARRPGTLVVIAHRISSAIRAHRVLVLDGTEPRAGTHEHLLEHSTAYRLLVGHWQEHTTPPLPSRPG from the coding sequence GTGACCCACCCCGGCGTACGACAGGTCACCTGGCAGGCCGCACGGGCCAGCCGGCGAGACCTGACCCGCCTCGCCGGCTGGTCACTCGTCGAAGCGATACCCGCACTGCTCTCCGGCTACCTGGTCGCCCGCGCCGTCGACGACGGCTTCCTGACCGGACGTCCCGCCACCGGCCTCGCCTGGCTGGGCACCCTCGCCGCCGCCGTCCTGCTCGGGGCAGCGGCCACCGGCCGCACCTACCGATGCCTCGGCGCCGTGGTCGAACCCTTCCGCGACGAACTCGCCACCCGCATGGTCCAGGGAGCGCTGCACGACGCCACCCGCACCGGCGCGCACCCGGACAACGCCGCCCTGGCCCGCCTCACCCACCAGCTGGAGATCGTCCGCGACACCTTCGCCGGCCTGCTCATGGTCACCCGAGGCTTCCTCTTCGCCGCCGGCGCGGCCCTCCTCGGACTCCTCGCCCTGGCACCCGTCGTCGCGGCACTGGCCGCCGCGCCACTGGCCGCCGGCCTGGCCGTCTTCCTCGCCGCACTACCAGCCATGATCACGCACCAACGCGCCTACGTCCGCACCGGCGAACACCTCAGCCACTCCGCCGCCACCGCCCTGACCGCGCACCGCGACGTCCTGGCCTGCGGCGCCCAGACCCGCGTCACCACCGACGTCGACCACCACGTATCCGCCCAGGCCACAGCGGAACGCACCCTCGCCCGGATGGCCGCCATCCGCAGCCTCAGCCTCGGCATCGGCGGCTGGCTCCCACTGATCGTCCTGCTGATCGCCGCACCCTGGCTGGTCGAACGGGGCCTGACCGCCGGCGCGGTACTGGGCGCGCTGATCTACATCTCCACCGGCCTGCAACCAGCCCTGCACACCCTGCTCCAGGGCATCGGCGGCGGGGGACTGCGCTACCTGGTCACCCTGGAAAACATCCTGCGCACCTACCCGGAACCCGACACCACCCACCCCACCGAACCCCACACCCCACCCCGGTCGACCACCAGCCCCACCCCGGCCGCCGAGATCCGCAACCTGACCTTCCGCTACGGCCCCCACGCCCGACCCGTCCTGGACAACCTCTCACTGACCCTCGACCACGGAGACCACCTCGCCGTCGTAGGCCCCAGCGGCGCCGGCAAATCCACCCTCGCCGCCCTCCTCGCCGGCCTCCTACCACCACAGAACGGCACGGTCCGCCTCGCCGGCCACCCGGTCACCGACACCCCACCCACCATCCTCGCCACCAGACGGGTACTGGTCCCGCAGGAGGCGTACATCTTCACCGGCCGACTCGCCGACAACCTGCGCTACCTACGGCCCGACGCCGACGACCACACCCTGGAAACCGCCATCGACACCCTCGGCGCACGCCCCCTGGCCACCCGACTGGGCGGCCTGACCGCGCCCATCACACCAGCCCTGCTCTCCAGCGGCGAACGACAACTCATCGCCGCCATCCGAGCCTGGCTCGCACCCGCCCCACTGGTGATCCTCGACGAAGCCACCTGCCACCTGGACCCGGCACTGGAGGCAACAGTCGAAGACGCCTTCGCCCGACGACCCGGCACCCTGGTCGTCATCGCCCACCGCATCAGCTCAGCGATCCGCGCCCACCGGGTGCTCGTCCTCGACGGCACCGAACCCCGGGCCGGCACCCACGAACACCTGCTGGAACACTCCACGGCCTACCGGCTGCTCGTCGGCCACTGGCAGGAGCACACCACACCACCCCTGCCATCACGACCCGGGTGA
- a CDS encoding ATP-binding cassette domain-containing protein yields MSAFDTGDRLLRRTALAGGGWTATLAAVALLGATAELLLPAALGHAVDTALTGGSGWWTACALVLVLICVDTLSDLATGLGAARATAGLRRHLLRHLFALDVRATRRHPVGDLVARLVSQAADAGQAGNAIVLATVAVLPPLGSVVALTIIHPALGITLLAGLGLLTVLMRAFVTDASTATANYQRVLGGIAGRLLESLNGARTIAAAATTHREQQRILADLPTLNRYGHRGWTLLATASARTAAVAPLLHLSVIAVGGYALTATWLTPGQLVAAIRYAALGAGLGGVLATLNHLVRSRAGAHRIADVLAQPATPTGTRPLPPGGGTLQLRAVSVHTDDGRPILDRIDLHVPAGATVAVVGTSGAGKSTLAAIAGRLHDPDTGDVRLDGVPLRHLDPAALRRAVGYAFDRPVLIGATIHDAIGLALPAETATPPPEPTPATPAVLAATRAAAVADVVERLPDGYRTPLIHTPLSGGETQRLGLARAFTADRLLILDDATSNLDTATEHRITQATTARPDHRTRLLITHRAATAAAADLVAWLHAGRLRGLAPHHHLWADPEYRAVFTPTSSTP; encoded by the coding sequence ATGTCGGCGTTCGACACGGGCGACCGGTTACTCCGACGCACCGCACTGGCCGGCGGCGGCTGGACCGCCACCCTCGCCGCGGTCGCCCTGCTCGGCGCGACCGCCGAACTCCTGCTCCCCGCAGCCCTCGGCCACGCCGTCGACACCGCCCTCACCGGCGGCTCCGGCTGGTGGACCGCCTGCGCCCTCGTCCTCGTCCTCATCTGCGTCGACACCCTCAGCGACCTGGCCACCGGACTCGGCGCGGCACGCGCCACCGCAGGGCTCCGCCGCCACCTGCTACGCCACCTGTTCGCCCTCGACGTCCGCGCCACCCGCCGCCACCCGGTCGGCGACCTCGTCGCCCGGCTGGTCAGCCAGGCCGCCGACGCCGGCCAGGCCGGCAACGCCATCGTCCTCGCCACGGTGGCAGTCCTCCCACCGCTGGGCAGCGTCGTCGCGCTCACCATCATCCACCCGGCACTCGGGATCACCCTCCTCGCCGGCCTGGGCCTGCTCACCGTCCTCATGCGAGCCTTCGTCACCGACGCCTCGACCGCGACCGCGAACTACCAACGGGTCCTGGGCGGCATCGCCGGCCGACTCCTGGAGTCACTCAACGGCGCCCGCACCATCGCCGCCGCCGCCACCACCCACCGCGAACAGCAACGCATCCTCGCCGACCTCCCCACACTGAACCGGTACGGCCACCGCGGATGGACACTCCTGGCCACGGCAAGCGCCCGCACCGCCGCCGTCGCACCCCTGCTGCACCTCAGCGTCATCGCCGTCGGCGGATACGCCCTGACCGCCACCTGGCTCACACCAGGACAACTGGTCGCCGCGATCCGCTACGCCGCCCTCGGCGCCGGACTCGGCGGCGTACTCGCCACCCTCAACCACCTCGTCCGCAGCCGCGCCGGCGCACACCGCATCGCCGACGTCCTCGCCCAACCCGCCACACCCACCGGCACCCGACCCCTGCCACCCGGCGGCGGCACACTGCAACTCCGCGCCGTCAGCGTGCACACCGACGACGGCCGCCCCATCCTGGACCGGATCGACCTGCACGTCCCAGCCGGCGCCACCGTCGCCGTCGTCGGCACGTCCGGCGCCGGCAAGTCGACCCTCGCCGCCATCGCCGGACGACTACACGACCCCGACACCGGCGACGTACGACTCGACGGAGTGCCCCTACGCCACCTCGACCCGGCCGCGCTGCGCCGCGCCGTGGGCTACGCCTTCGACCGACCCGTCCTCATCGGCGCGACCATCCACGACGCCATCGGCCTGGCACTACCAGCCGAGACGGCGACACCACCACCCGAACCGACCCCGGCCACACCGGCCGTCCTCGCCGCCACCCGCGCCGCAGCCGTGGCCGACGTCGTCGAACGACTCCCCGACGGCTACCGCACCCCACTGATCCACACACCACTGTCCGGCGGCGAAACCCAACGCCTCGGCCTGGCCCGCGCCTTCACCGCCGACCGACTCCTCATCCTCGACGACGCCACCTCCAACCTGGACACCGCCACCGAACACCGCATCACCCAGGCGACCACCGCACGACCCGACCACCGCACCCGACTCCTGATCACCCACCGGGCCGCGACCGCGGCAGCCGCGGACCTGGTCGCCTGGCTGCACGCCGGCCGGCTCCGCGGCCTCGCACCCCACCACCACCTCTGGGCCGACCCGGAATACCGCGCCGTCTTCACACCCACCAGCAGCACACCGTGA
- a CDS encoding SapB/AmfS family lanthipeptide, which yields MALLDLQGLEMAPADRTGGGSRASLLLCGDSSLSVTTCN from the coding sequence ATGGCGCTTCTGGACCTCCAGGGCCTGGAGATGGCTCCGGCCGACCGCACGGGTGGCGGTAGCCGGGCGAGCCTGCTGCTCTGCGGCGACAGCTCGCTCTCCGTCACGACCTGCAACTGA
- the lanKC gene encoding class III lanthionine synthetase LanKC: MDERYDSYCAADRLFYDSLGSAVAQPAFPAADRPVPHGWRREPLDDWLIYGPDGGALPQQGWKIHISATLTNAERILDTVFDYCVPRGLSFKFLRGPRTLLLRNSKYAARAASGKFVTVYPRDDAELELTCKELDELLAGEPGPYVLSDLRYGTGPVHVRYGGFAARYCHSPDGQVVPAIEDDTGTLVPDRREPVFHLPAWVTLPDFLGPHLSARNDTSTNEVPYRIERVIHFSNGGGLYVGRDLRTDTQVVLKEARPHAGLDADGTDAVARLAREATALRHLADLPQVPRVHDEFTLGEHHFLALEFIEGRPLNKALVDRYPLIDADATPDDREAYTTWARHVYEQVDSLITAIHDRGLVYGDLHLFNIMIRPDNQVALVDFEVAAPIAGHRRPGLRNQGFAAPRDRTGPAVDRYALACLRLALFLPLTQLVRLAPAKAAHLADIIAANLPVPRSFLDPAVEEITGHAPTTTAPDVHLGDRPTAQDRLTTAIVASATPERDDRLYPGDIEQFRTGGLNLAHGAAGVLYALHASGADRQPEHEQWLVRRATAPPSGTRCGFYDGLHGVAYALEHLGRRQDALDVLDICLREPLDGLDHSLHSGLSGIALNLAELAARTGETALRDASWHAAERVIDHLADDPGPDISGGRHPYAGLLRGRTGPALMALRLHELTGDDTLLRHAATALRQDLRRCVLRPDGALEVNEGWRTMPYLANGSVGIGLVIDQYLRHRADDQFTEASAGIRRAARSPFYAQSGLFAGRAGIITYLAASPDDTDRRDLTAQLDRLTWHALPYAGGTAFPGEQLLRLSMDLGTGTAGVLLALACAQHDTPPTLPFLTPLTGAPTPSPQRGHLHHRQSEGR; this comes from the coding sequence GTGGACGAGCGCTACGACAGCTACTGCGCTGCTGATCGACTGTTCTACGACTCGCTCGGCAGCGCCGTCGCGCAACCCGCCTTCCCGGCCGCCGACCGGCCCGTGCCGCACGGCTGGCGCCGCGAACCCCTCGACGACTGGCTGATCTACGGCCCGGACGGCGGCGCACTGCCCCAACAGGGCTGGAAGATCCACATCTCGGCCACGCTGACCAACGCCGAACGGATCCTCGACACCGTCTTCGACTACTGCGTACCCCGAGGGCTGTCCTTCAAATTCCTGCGCGGACCCCGCACCCTGCTGCTGCGCAACTCCAAGTACGCCGCCCGAGCCGCCAGCGGCAAGTTCGTCACGGTCTACCCACGCGACGACGCGGAGCTGGAGCTGACCTGCAAGGAACTCGACGAACTGCTCGCCGGCGAGCCCGGACCGTACGTCCTCAGCGACCTGCGCTACGGAACCGGCCCGGTCCACGTGCGCTACGGGGGCTTCGCCGCCCGCTACTGCCACTCCCCGGACGGGCAGGTCGTGCCGGCGATCGAGGACGACACCGGCACGCTCGTGCCCGACCGCCGCGAACCCGTCTTCCACCTCCCGGCCTGGGTCACCCTGCCCGACTTCCTCGGCCCCCACCTGTCCGCCCGCAACGACACCAGCACCAACGAAGTGCCCTACCGCATCGAGCGGGTCATCCACTTCTCCAACGGCGGCGGACTGTACGTGGGCCGGGACCTGCGCACCGACACCCAGGTGGTCCTCAAGGAAGCCCGACCACACGCCGGCCTGGACGCCGACGGCACCGACGCCGTCGCCCGGCTGGCCCGCGAGGCCACGGCCCTACGGCACCTCGCCGACCTACCGCAGGTCCCGCGCGTCCACGACGAGTTCACCCTCGGCGAGCACCACTTCCTCGCCCTCGAATTCATCGAGGGTCGACCGCTGAACAAGGCGCTCGTCGACAGGTACCCCCTCATCGACGCCGACGCGACACCCGACGACCGGGAGGCTTACACCACCTGGGCCCGGCACGTCTACGAACAGGTCGACTCGCTCATCACCGCGATCCACGACCGCGGCCTGGTCTACGGCGACCTGCACCTGTTCAACATCATGATCCGCCCCGACAACCAGGTCGCCCTCGTCGACTTCGAGGTCGCCGCCCCGATCGCCGGACACCGCCGACCCGGGCTGCGCAACCAGGGCTTCGCCGCACCCCGCGACCGCACCGGACCCGCGGTGGACCGCTACGCCCTGGCCTGCCTGCGACTGGCCCTGTTCCTGCCGCTGACCCAACTGGTCCGCCTCGCCCCCGCCAAAGCGGCACACCTGGCCGACATCATCGCCGCGAACCTCCCGGTGCCCCGGTCGTTCCTCGACCCGGCCGTCGAAGAGATCACCGGGCACGCACCGACCACCACCGCCCCCGACGTGCACCTCGGCGACCGGCCGACCGCACAGGACCGACTGACCACAGCGATCGTCGCCAGCGCCACCCCCGAACGCGACGACCGCCTCTACCCCGGCGACATCGAACAGTTCCGCACCGGCGGCCTCAACCTCGCCCACGGCGCGGCCGGCGTCCTGTACGCCCTGCACGCCAGCGGCGCCGACCGACAGCCCGAACACGAGCAATGGCTGGTACGGCGAGCAACGGCACCCCCCTCCGGCACCCGCTGCGGCTTCTACGACGGCCTGCACGGCGTCGCCTACGCCCTGGAACACCTCGGCCGCCGACAGGACGCCCTCGACGTCCTCGACATCTGCCTCCGCGAACCCCTCGACGGGCTCGACCACAGCCTGCACAGCGGACTGTCCGGGATCGCCCTCAACCTCGCCGAACTGGCCGCCCGCACCGGCGAGACGGCACTGCGCGACGCCTCCTGGCACGCCGCCGAACGCGTCATCGACCACCTCGCCGACGACCCCGGCCCCGACATCAGCGGCGGACGCCACCCGTACGCCGGGCTGCTGCGCGGCCGCACCGGCCCGGCGCTGATGGCCCTACGGCTGCACGAACTGACCGGCGACGACACCCTGCTCCGGCACGCCGCCACCGCACTACGGCAGGACCTGCGCCGCTGCGTGCTCCGCCCGGACGGCGCACTGGAGGTCAACGAAGGCTGGCGGACCATGCCCTACCTGGCCAACGGCAGCGTCGGCATCGGACTGGTCATCGACCAGTACCTACGCCACCGCGCCGACGACCAGTTCACCGAGGCGAGCGCGGGGATCCGCCGCGCGGCACGCTCACCGTTCTACGCCCAGTCCGGGCTCTTCGCCGGACGCGCCGGCATCATCACCTACCTCGCCGCCTCACCCGACGACACCGACCGCCGCGACCTCACCGCGCAACTGGACCGGCTGACCTGGCACGCGCTGCCGTACGCCGGCGGCACCGCCTTCCCCGGCGAGCAACTGCTCCGCCTGTCCATGGACCTCGGCACCGGCACCGCCGGCGTGCTGCTCGCGCTGGCCTGCGCCCAGCACGACACACCACCGACGCTGCCGTTCCTCACGCCCCTCACGGGCGCACCGACCCCCTCGCCACAACGAGGGCACCTTCACCACCGACAAAGCGAAGGGAGGTGA
- the zwf gene encoding glucose-6-phosphate dehydrogenase yields MHMRSDAVVLFGVTGDLVSKKLFPALYELTRRGRLDVPVIGVARSPWDDQQLVTTARKSVLEASDGIDDEAFDGLAANLSMISGDYADPATYRRLAERLRDAERPVFYLAIPPAVFSSVVEGLAAVGLADRGRVIVEKPFGRDLESSRELDRTLRAAFDSERVFRIDHYLGKEAVEGLYAFRFANRLFEPLWNNEHIDNVQVTLAEAFGTQGRAGFYDTVGATRDVLQNHILQVVALIAMEAPASDDTTAFREAEAAVLRQIAPLSPESTVRGQYAGYRDEPGVAADSNTETFVATRLTVDSPRWAGVPFYLRTGKSLPGTATEVVVEFKQPQRSLIPAERGTATAANLLRFRLGRGDGITMSIQAKSPGAEVASRPVDLSVDFGSAFGRRQEAYERLLDDAMDGQHLRFARAETIEQEWRIVAPVLDLPAPVRSYDKGTWGPADAEALAGGWHAPDLR; encoded by the coding sequence ATGCACATGCGCTCAGACGCGGTGGTGCTGTTCGGCGTCACCGGCGACCTCGTCTCGAAGAAGCTGTTCCCGGCGCTGTACGAGTTGACCCGACGCGGCCGCCTGGATGTCCCGGTGATCGGCGTGGCCCGCTCGCCCTGGGATGACCAGCAGCTCGTCACCACGGCCCGCAAGTCGGTGCTGGAGGCCAGTGACGGGATCGACGACGAGGCCTTCGACGGGCTGGCGGCCAACCTTTCGATGATCTCCGGCGACTACGCCGACCCGGCGACGTACCGGCGTCTGGCCGAGCGTCTGCGCGACGCCGAGCGGCCCGTCTTCTACCTGGCGATTCCTCCGGCGGTGTTCTCCTCCGTCGTCGAGGGCCTCGCGGCGGTCGGGTTGGCCGACCGGGGCCGGGTGATCGTGGAGAAGCCGTTCGGGCGTGACCTGGAGTCGTCGCGTGAGCTGGATCGCACCCTGCGGGCGGCGTTCGACAGCGAGCGGGTGTTCCGCATCGACCATTACCTGGGCAAGGAGGCCGTCGAGGGTCTCTACGCCTTCCGGTTCGCCAACCGGTTGTTCGAGCCGTTGTGGAACAACGAGCACATCGACAACGTTCAGGTGACCCTCGCGGAGGCGTTCGGTACGCAGGGTCGGGCCGGGTTCTACGACACGGTGGGTGCCACCCGCGACGTGTTGCAGAACCACATCCTGCAGGTCGTCGCGTTGATCGCGATGGAGGCGCCGGCCAGTGACGACACGACGGCCTTCCGGGAGGCGGAGGCGGCGGTGCTGCGGCAGATCGCGCCGCTGTCGCCGGAGTCCACGGTCCGGGGGCAGTACGCCGGCTACCGCGACGAGCCGGGCGTCGCCGCCGACTCCAACACCGAGACGTTCGTGGCGACCCGGTTGACCGTCGACTCCCCCCGCTGGGCGGGTGTGCCGTTCTACCTGCGCACCGGCAAGTCCCTGCCGGGGACGGCGACGGAGGTCGTGGTCGAGTTCAAGCAGCCGCAGCGTTCGCTGATCCCCGCCGAACGGGGCACGGCGACCGCCGCGAACCTGTTGCGGTTCCGGCTCGGGCGCGGCGACGGCATCACGATGTCGATCCAGGCGAAGAGCCCGGGTGCCGAGGTCGCGAGTCGTCCGGTGGACCTGTCCGTCGACTTCGGGTCGGCGTTCGGCCGCCGCCAGGAGGCGTACGAGCGGTTGCTCGACGACGCGATGGACGGGCAGCACCTGCGGTTCGCCCGCGCGGAGACGATCGAGCAGGAGTGGCGCATCGTGGCACCGGTCCTGGACCTGCCGGCGCCGGTGCGGTCGTACGACAAGGGCACCTGGGGTCCGGCGGACGCCGAGGCCCTCGCCGGTGGCTGGCACGCCCCGGACCTGCGGTAG
- a CDS encoding OFA family MFS transporter — protein sequence MLSALDRRHTVAPPGYSRWLIPPAALAIHLCIGQVYATSVYKNSLIAHFDTSQTAIGVIFSIAIVMLGLSAAVAGTWVEANGPRKAMFVSACFWAAGFLVGSVGIATKQLWLLYLGYGLLGGIGLGIGYISPVSTLIKWFPDRPGLATGLAIMGFGGGAMVASPLSRQLLSFYDPGYDPANAGSTASGSALVWLFVTLGLGYFVIMMFGVANVRVPAEDWRPAGFDPASVAAKPLVTTANVSAANAVKTRAFWLLWVVLFCNVTAGIGILEQASPMIQDFFRDNGTSAVTVAAAGGFVGLLSLFNMAGRFVWSSTSDVIGRKPIYLVYLGVGMVLYAALALVGQTATALFVLLACVILSFYGGGFATVPAYLRDLFGTFQVGAIHGRLLTAWSAAGIAGPLIVNGFLDAQGEPGTLTAAAYRPALFTMVGVLAVGFVANLLVRPVPQRYHEPAGNVDGPKTEQRSGTR from the coding sequence ATGCTTTCCGCACTCGATCGTCGGCACACCGTCGCGCCGCCCGGCTACAGCCGGTGGCTCATCCCCCCGGCGGCGTTGGCCATCCACCTGTGCATCGGCCAGGTCTACGCGACAAGCGTCTACAAGAACTCGCTGATCGCGCACTTCGACACCAGTCAGACCGCGATCGGGGTGATCTTCAGCATCGCGATCGTGATGCTGGGGTTGTCCGCCGCGGTCGCCGGGACCTGGGTGGAGGCGAACGGGCCGCGTAAGGCGATGTTCGTCTCGGCCTGCTTCTGGGCGGCGGGTTTCCTGGTGGGTTCGGTGGGCATCGCCACGAAGCAACTGTGGTTGCTGTATCTGGGCTACGGCCTGCTCGGCGGCATCGGTCTGGGGATCGGCTACATCTCGCCGGTCTCCACGTTGATCAAGTGGTTCCCGGACCGGCCGGGCCTGGCCACCGGTTTGGCGATCATGGGGTTCGGTGGTGGGGCGATGGTCGCCTCTCCCCTGTCCCGGCAACTGTTGTCGTTCTACGACCCCGGCTACGACCCGGCCAACGCCGGGTCGACGGCGTCGGGCAGCGCCCTGGTCTGGTTGTTCGTGACGCTCGGCCTCGGCTACTTCGTGATCATGATGTTCGGGGTGGCGAACGTGCGGGTGCCGGCCGAGGATTGGCGCCCGGCCGGCTTCGACCCGGCGAGCGTCGCGGCGAAACCGCTGGTCACCACGGCGAACGTGTCGGCGGCGAACGCGGTGAAGACCCGCGCGTTCTGGCTGCTGTGGGTGGTGCTGTTCTGCAACGTCACCGCCGGCATCGGCATCCTGGAGCAGGCCAGCCCGATGATCCAGGACTTCTTCCGGGACAACGGCACGTCGGCGGTGACCGTCGCGGCGGCCGGCGGGTTCGTGGGCCTGTTGTCGCTGTTCAACATGGCCGGCCGGTTCGTGTGGTCGTCCACGTCGGACGTCATCGGCCGCAAACCGATCTACCTGGTGTACCTGGGTGTCGGCATGGTGCTCTACGCGGCGCTGGCCCTCGTGGGGCAGACCGCCACGGCGTTGTTCGTGCTGTTGGCCTGCGTGATCCTGTCGTTCTACGGCGGTGGTTTCGCGACCGTGCCGGCGTACCTGCGGGACCTGTTCGGCACGTTCCAGGTCGGCGCGATCCACGGCCGGCTGCTGACCGCGTGGTCGGCGGCGGGGATCGCCGGTCCGCTGATCGTCAACGGGTTCCTCGACGCGCAGGGCGAGCCGGGCACGTTGACGGCGGCGGCGTACCGGCCGGCGCTGTTCACCATGGTGGGGGTCCTCGCGGTGGGTTTCGTGGCGAACCTGTTGGTGCGGCCGGTGCCGCAGCGCTACCACGAGCCGGCGGGGAACGTGGACGGGCCGAAGACCGAGCAGAGGAGTGGTACGCGATGA
- a CDS encoding MFS transporter small subunit, whose amino-acid sequence MSDDSRNGQQARLWISWLVVAVLLGYGVAQTVVTAAKLFTH is encoded by the coding sequence ATGAGCGACGACAGCCGTAACGGGCAGCAGGCCCGGTTGTGGATCTCCTGGCTGGTGGTGGCGGTGCTGCTCGGCTACGGGGTGGCGCAGACGGTCGTCACGGCGGCGAAGCTGTTCACCCACTGA